Proteins from one Cohnella algarum genomic window:
- a CDS encoding DUF2273 domain-containing protein, with protein MAGSLRRTGAWHFGGLFCAVIYLISGFWDMLFCILLVGLGYGIGYNKDKKRALCCRGTGWSPGCPIGGRGRADSQAVKPSCPKRRLAPPSRFGIGRDGSSFFLNAISVGPKNKLSKREDS; from the coding sequence ATGGCTGGAAGCCTACGGAGGACGGGCGCTTGGCATTTTGGCGGACTTTTTTGCGCGGTCATCTATTTAATTAGCGGATTTTGGGATATGCTGTTTTGTATATTGCTTGTCGGTTTGGGATATGGAATCGGATATAACAAAGACAAGAAGCGGGCCCTCTGCTGCCGTGGGACCGGCTGGTCTCCTGGATGTCCGATCGGTGGCCGTGGCCGCGCTGATTCGCAAGCCGTGAAGCCTTCTTGCCCGAAGCGGCGCCTCGCGCCGCCATCCCGTTTCGGGATCGGGCGGGACGGCTCGTCGTTTTTTCTGAATGCTATTTCGGTTGGCCCAAAAAACAAGTTGTCGAAGCGGGAGGATTCATGA
- a CDS encoding Asp23/Gls24 family envelope stress response protein: METLVTDYERTEMGTIQIAPEVIEVIAGLATVEVEGVAGMSGGISSGIAELLGRKNLSKGVKVEVGQREAAVDVNIVVEYGRRIPEIAAEIQRNVKRSIETMTGLNVVEVNVHIHDVHFKTPEKPEEDDSHARVR; encoded by the coding sequence ATGGAAACATTGGTGACCGATTACGAACGCACGGAAATGGGTACCATTCAAATCGCGCCGGAAGTCATCGAGGTGATCGCCGGTCTCGCGACGGTCGAAGTGGAAGGCGTTGCCGGAATGAGCGGCGGTATCTCCTCCGGAATTGCGGAACTTCTCGGACGCAAAAATTTGTCCAAAGGCGTGAAAGTCGAAGTCGGCCAGCGCGAAGCGGCGGTCGACGTCAATATCGTCGTCGAATATGGCAGGCGCATTCCCGAAATCGCGGCTGAAATTCAGCGCAACGTCAAGCGTTCGATCGAAACGATGACGGGGCTGAACGTGGTGGAAGTGAATGTACATATTCACGACGTTCATTTCAAAACTCCGGAGAAACCGGAAGAAGACGATTCGCATGCGCGTGTCCGATAG
- a CDS encoding SpoIIIAH-like family protein has translation MGKLLAEQERLNAIIADSKNTTPEEAQSAMEELSRLDAIEERMTSLEEKLVATYGNVVVEEEESNYKVVVQADKLEKDEAVTIVELAMKELEVSPDRLTVQYIP, from the coding sequence ATTGGAAAATTACTCGCAGAGCAGGAACGGCTGAACGCGATTATCGCCGACAGCAAAAACACGACGCCCGAGGAAGCCCAGTCCGCGATGGAGGAGCTGAGCCGGCTCGACGCGATCGAAGAGCGGATGACTTCCCTGGAGGAAAAGTTGGTCGCCACCTACGGCAACGTCGTCGTGGAAGAGGAAGAAAGCAACTACAAGGTGGTTGTTCAGGCCGACAAGCTGGAGAAGGACGAAGCCGTAACCATCGTCGAGCTTGCCATGAAGGAGCTGGAGGTTTCGCCCGACAGGCTGACCGTGCAATACATTCCTTGA